The nucleotide window CGGCTTTACTATACGTTTCAGGACGAGGCGTCGCTCTACTATGTTTTGGACTTGTGCAATGGGGGAGAGTTGTTGGGTGTCCTCAAGAAGACGGGGACGTTCGACGTGGAGTGCACGAGGTTTTACGGCGCGCAGATTCTGGATGCCATTGCTTACATGCATTCGAGAGGCGTCATCCACCGCGACCTCAAACCCGAAAATGTGCTACTCGATGACCAGATGCATGTGAAAATTACCGACTTCGGCACCGCCAAGCTCTTACCAGACCCCCGCGAACCCAGGCCTCCAGAAGACTCTAACCAAGGTGGCATATCTGATGGGCAAAAGGCCACCTCTTTTGTGGGCACGGCAGAGTATGTGAGTCCCGAGCTCTTGACAGATAAGTCTGCAGGGAAGCCCAGTGACTTGTGGGCGTTCGGGTGCATCATCTACCAGCTTCTTGTGGGCCGACCGCCCTTCAAGGGCGCTACCGAGTATTTGACGTTTCAAAGGATCGTCGCCTTGGACTACGAGTTTCCCCCCGGATTCCCACCCGCCGCGCGCGATCTGGTAGAGAGATGCTTGGTCCTTGATCCCAACCGACGTCTCACGGTGGAACACATCAAGAACCACGAGTTCTTTGATGGACAGCAGTTTGGCAAGGAGCTGTGGAGGATGAAAGCCCCGCGTTTGAGGCCATATGTACCGCCTGCTCACGAACCCAACATTATTCAACTTAATGGCGGGATGGGCGGGAGTCCCAAGAAGCCACAACCAGCTCAGTCGCGAAGTCCTCAAGGGCAATCGAATGGCCAGAGACCAGCCAGGATTATTACCGAGTTGCCACCGCCAACGCAGCTTGATATCGAATGGTCGCCAGTTCTGACTAGAAATAACGAACGGATATTGAAATTAGGCGACCTGATGGTGATATCCTCCCCAATTCCAAACAGCCCTCACGGGAGAGGCGAGGGGGATGGTCACAAGAAGCTGTCTCGCTTCTTTGGtggcagcaccaccaagaaacGTCAACGGCTTGTCATGATCACGTCGAGCGGACGCATCGTGCTCTGCCcggctggtggtgaagagaaaCGGTCGAAACAGGAGATCTCGCTTCTGGCACCAGACTGTGCGTGGAGAAGTCAGTTGGACGCCAAAGGGCAAATGGTTTGGTGTGTCGATACGGTAAGCTGATGATATTATCCTTTTTTTGGAAAAAAAATGTTTGTGTGCTAACAACAGAATCAGAACGGTATCCATTATCAATTCGAGGAGCCAAAGTCGTCCCAGACTGACGGGTCCAAATTTTCGGTAGACGATTGGATTGACTCGCTTCAGCGGGCAAAGGACCTTGCCCTCTCGCAGAACCTAAGCGGCGAGAATGGATTTGGTGACATGTCGTCCTCCATGTCGAGCCCAGCGAGCACAATGGGTGGTAGAGCCACCTTCCCCGAGGGATACAGCATCAGCGACAGATCCGGGCGCAACCAGCTCAGCAAGAGCCAAGGCAGCTTGGAAGATCCGACACATGTGAAGCGCAACCGGTTCAGCAAGCGTCAGTCAAAGAATGGACTAGGGGCAGCTTTCTAGTTTCAATTGCCTTCACGACAAAACAGGACACCACGAGCAAAGCACAAGGCACAGCAACGGGATGTGAACTAAAGGGGACGAGTTTCGACATGGGATCAGCCTTCCCAAGGAATGGGACGGAGAAAAAGACACAAGGAGGGCATTACATTATTATTACTACTACTACTCGTACTACACACCTTTAATAGGCATTTTTGGTAGCGTGGCGCAGGGTTAGCTTGGAGCATCACCCTGTCGCCTGTCAGTGTACTTTTTGGCAAGGAATTGTAGGGGATTGACAGGAAAATTGTTTCGGAATTTAGAGGAGAGGCTGAATGTTTATTCGTATCGAGTATGTACAAGCTAATGAGGTATGTTCAAAAGGACGGGCAGCAGAGAGCTGTCATATTTTGTAGCGCTCAGACCAGCTTTGCTGTAATCTGTGCCAAGACATAGTGGAACCCCCTAGCCCAGCCAAGCCAGCAGTCGGCAGGAACGCCAGCGACTTTTCCACACCACAAACTCCACCAGACTTGGAGAAAGAGCAACGACGCGATTGACGCGCCTGCATCCGCCATTCAACGCAACGTGCAATCGACCATCGCTGTCGGATGATAGCGCCATTACACTCCAGACTGGGGAAGCGCCAATCGACCACAATGCAGTCCCAACCCCAATTCCGTCCCTACGCCACGCCCCAcggccaccctcctcacgGAACACCACACCACGGCCATGGCAGCCACGGTGGGCATCCCGGCCCTCATGCACCTCCAAGGTCAGGAGCATCGCACCGCCGAGGCGGCATTGGTAAGTAGTGACTTCCATCGCTATGGATAGGGCAGGGCCTTCATCAGAGATCGCCTCCATGATGGTCCATCCCATTCTtttcccatcaccactgAAGCCACCTCACAGGTCATGTCGGACATGACTCCTGACCACCCCCggcccctccatccccaacccgCTCCGCTTTTTGCCTTGAGCCTGCTTGGGTTGGCCCTGGCTCTCGATAGTGCCCGGCCATTGGCATGGTGGAGCTTGACATTTAGGTTTCTTCCTCTACCTCACGTCCATCATCGCTTCTCCAGCCCAACAGCCGCAGCCCTCCCATACACGTTCCACACTGTTATTCGCACACACACGCTCAATTCTGCGAccagcatcatcacaaaCTACCATTAGCTTCAAGATCTAACCCCTCGCTTCCATATACAGGCCCCATGATGTCGGCCGGCCCTCATCCCCAGGTGCCCATGACGGCGGCGCAAATCAATCAGCAGCATTACCAAGCTCAACAGGCCAACCAGCGCGCCAAGATCAGAAGCCGCAAGCCCACCGACAAGAACCTCCCAGATGGCATCGACGAGCTGCTCGTGGGTGGCCCTGACCTGGCAGTGGCCTATAGGCAGTTGCGTGACTTTGAACGCCGGCTTGATGCTACCATGACGCGCAAGAAGTTGGACATCATGGATTCACTGTCCCGCAACACCAAGGTAGGTTTGGCTGGTTTACTTAGTACAAGACATCATATCTGACTTGCTGTAAATTATAGCACCAGCGGAAACTGCGCATCTGGATCAACAACACGGTCGAGGATCAGTACTGGCAGGCGAGTGCATCCAGCATGGACAACTTTGAATTTTCTTCCACTTCCGAAGCCACCTATCGCGTTACTATCGAGGCCCGATTGCTCGACGACCCGCTCGATTTGGATAAGGACAAGAGcaatgacgaggacgacgccGGCAAGGAAGCCGATGGCGAGAAGATGGACACCGACGACAAGCCGCAGCAAAAGCCTGCTCCCGCTAAGCCCGGCCAGCGGACGAGATTTGCGCACTTCTTTAAAGCTCTGACGGTTGAGCCTGACCGCCCGAAACCTGGAGCCCACGGAAATGAGACTATTGTCGAGTGGAAGAAGCCAGACAAGACGCCCTCGGGAGCACAGAATCTCCCCGCGATTGCCGACTTTGACGAATTCGCATTCAAGAGGCCTGGGGATGAGAACCTCAATATCACCATCAACTTATTCAGACACGAAGAACCTGAGCGGTTTGCTGTGAGCCCGGAACTGGCCGACATCATTGATGAAACAGATGCCACCCTCAAAGAAGCAACCTTGGCCGTCTACGAATACATTAAGCTTTTCGGCCTGCAGGACGACGAAGAGACTCGCAACTTCCGATGTGACGAGTATCTCAAAAAGATTGTTGGCCGCGACATGGGCATGATTGGTCATCTCCCCGACTACATCACACCCCATTTGCGCCCGTTGCCCCCTATCAAACTTCCTTACACCATCCGCGTCGACGAGGAATTCCACAAGAACCCCACGCCTACTATTTACGACGTCACGGTTGCTGTGGATGACCCCATGCGCGTCAGGTACCTTTCCTTCTTGCACAACCCACAGCACGCCGGTATGTTGAAGGAAATCGCGCGCCTCGACGACCAGCTGGCAACCGTTTGCCAGGCGCTTCATGAGTCCAAAGCTCGACACACCTTTTTCACGTCCATGGCCAACGACCCGGTTGGATTTGTCCGGACTTGGCTGTCGTCACAGAAGAGGGACTTGGACATTATCCTTGGTGAATCGGCGAGGGGCAACGGGGAGAGCATACATGGTGATGAGTGGCGGAAGGGCGGCAGGGATAGCGTGTGGAATACGGCTAATGCGAGGGAGAGTGTGAATGTGCTGCTTTCTAGGCCGCCGTCGAGGCCACAGCAACGCTAGACGCCTATGGCTGCCACAACTCAGGAGGGGGACTTTGGGAAAAGGATCCAACCGTGATAGCAAGGCCAGGCCAGGGAAAGGGTGGGcaggatgatgtcgagaaGGAGCTTGAGCTTTTTATGGAGGAGTTTGGTTGGGGGTCATGAGGTATTTACATGTTTTTGTGATTGAATACCCGGGCGTTTTCATGTTTTCTTGGTCAGTGTGTTGATAGCACTTGTTATAGCGGAATTAGGTGACTTGGGTTGTGTTGTTTATGTTGTGGGTGATTTTGTTGAACTCGGTGAACTTTTTGGTGTGTTTGTAGGTGTTAAGGGTCTATTGTTCAACATGACATATGGATATATGGAAGGGGTGATGTCGCATGGCTATTACAACGAAGGCGGACTCTGGCTAGATGTGAGAGACGAAACGGTGATCAAAACCTCTAGCAAACGCGGTCGCCGACCAAGATGGATGAATATGAGAATGTTGTTTAcgaccccccttcccatttCCATGCTTCCAACATCACGCCATACGTTAAGCTACATCAAagatatataatatttacTACTTTTTTGTAAAATAAAATAAGAAAACCAGATTTAATGTAGAATAGCTTAAAAATAAGTGTAAATCACATTTTTGtttcatttttcttttctgttaAAATGAAAAGGAATATTTAGACTATATATGTTGGGCTTTCGGGAAAGCGATGCGAGTAACATCGAAACCACTTTGGAAGTCGGAACAAATTGTTAAATTTTTAGATTTTCTTTTCAGGGTTAGGGAGTTAGGTGGCTAGAGGGGGGTCCCAAACGAAATTCTCATCAATATACCTAAGTCACGAAGAAGGGTAAGAGAAAGAACTAAAACAGAGGGCGTTGTTCATGACATGGCAGTTCATTTCATTCTACTTTAAAACACATACAGGAAACTCCCCTCTTACaagaaacacaaaaaaaCAGATGGATTGATGCAACTATTCTCCATCATTATTTGCTAACATCATTGAAACATTTGCCTCCCCTGGTATCTTTGCCCCCCCATTTCCACCGTTAACACAgccatatcatcatcaatcatcaACCCCTTTAATACCGTTGATAACCCCCCCACTgaggcggctgctgccccggatacccccctccttgaggcggcggcggcggatgcTGTCCAGGATAACCACCTCCATACTGCCCATGATgatgcggcggcggcggctgctggtaaccaccataaccaccaccaccatactgcggctgttgctgaggcggATATGCcccctgcccaccaccaccgctatACCCCGGCTGAGGACTAGGCCTGCCATAagaccccccaccaccactcccataCCCACTCGACCCCGGCCTCTGCCCATACCCACCACCAGATGACCCCGGCCGAGGCGAATACCGTGCATCAGCCTGCTGCTTCTTAACCTGCTCCCACAACGACCCCGCCGGACGGCCGTGACCATGATCACAACCGTTACCTCCGTGGCTAGGGGCTGAGACACTACGGGAACCACTGCTGGAATTGCTCGCGAGGATGTGGTTATGGTGATTCTTGACCGATTCAGAAGACAAAAGGGAGTTGAGCTCGTGCCTGTGCTTCGTCTCCTGCGTCCACTTGCGCACAGTCTCAAACATGTTGCGATGAATCTCAACCCGTTCGTCGCGGGCggctgggtggtggaaggcgCGGAGGATGTCGTTCAAAACTTCGTCGACGGGGACGCCGGGGTTTTCAAAGGCGTAGAGGATCCGGCTAATGGGACAAAGGTTAATGTaagagaaaaaagggggaggaccGGGGGGGCTTACGGAACGACATATTGAACTATTGTGACGGAAACACGCCCAGCGCACGAGTTGAGCACGTTGGTAAAGTGGTCTTTTGACAGCATCGAGTGGGTGGGGTCGTTGCAGCGGGGGTTATTCCACGGCTCTAGCTGGGCGTTGGCGCTCGACTCGATAAGACCGGTCGACCCGTCCTTCAAGACCTTGGAGACCTGCTGGATGATGGGTCTGATGAACGGAGCGAGGAGCCCCAGGATGAACGCCGTCAGCGTCTCGCTGATTTTCTCCAAAAGAGACTCCAGCCCGGGGATCTTGGAGATCATATTGTTGATGGAGCGGACGATCTTGTCGCGGAACTCGAGGATGGGGTAGATCTGTCCCGAGACCTTAACGGGGTCAAAGTTGGGGCTCATGCCGGGGACTTGGTTGACGTTGTCGCGGGTGAGCTGCTGCATGTTTTGCTGCTCTTgggcggccgaggcggccCTGAGGCTTCTGGCCTGGGAGGCGAAGCCATCACCCACGCTGGGGAGCTGgctgacgagggagatgaagTCGGGaccggaggagctggagcccAAGAAGCCGCGCTGGCCGGAGGGGCTGTCGCTGTTTTGCTCGGCGGCTTTGAGGGCGATGTCGATCTCGTCGACTTCGGATTGGGTGAAGTGGTCGGTGGCCTCGCTGTGAGACGTTGTTAGTAACCAGTTACatttgttgagggaggcgggaAGCTTACCCAAGCACAGAGTGCAAAAAGTCCACGGCTCCAAAAGTGCCGGTTACCAAAGGGTAGACTCTTTTGCCGTTAAGGTTGATCTGGGTAGAAGAACCGCAATGGGCAAACACATTGTGATAACCGAGCTCGA belongs to Podospora bellae-mahoneyi strain CBS 112042 chromosome 6, whole genome shotgun sequence and includes:
- the PKH1 gene encoding serine/threonine protein kinase (EggNog:ENOG503NWKX; COG:T), whose translation is MNGDLSLSRALGGLRIANPDDSPNPSRDASNDPHDSPEPQQQQEYSYQQQQPQQHHQQQQLPMPSPLTPDTAEPTPPRTPHDTLDYQSTARNSPSRPPHTYESAAAILKTAQNNLNAARGLGNSAASSDPFLAERYANYQSSNGGRSPGPGVIGGPAVSPEAGPGHGPDQQATPYADPGNEPRSDQHNPTYIPSREPSRSQRPAPSPSQPGNGMMPPRRSSQGMGTTYAPIAGIPHAPPGSYVQDMPPIASSEEWKDKGAAVSLRREVDAEGRTVIKSVKKGVRDFSFGRILGEGSYSTVYFATDRQTLREYAIKVLEKKHIIKEKKIKYVNIEKNTLNRLTDHPGIVRLYYTFQDEASLYYVLDLCNGGELLGVLKKTGTFDVECTRFYGAQILDAIAYMHSRGVIHRDLKPENVLLDDQMHVKITDFGTAKLLPDPREPRPPEDSNQGGISDGQKATSFVGTAEYVSPELLTDKSAGKPSDLWAFGCIIYQLLVGRPPFKGATEYLTFQRIVALDYEFPPGFPPAARDLVERCLVLDPNRRLTVEHIKNHEFFDGQQFGKELWRMKAPRLRPYVPPAHEPNIIQLNGGMGGSPKKPQPAQSRSPQGQSNGQRPARIITELPPPTQLDIEWSPVLTRNNERILKLGDLMVISSPIPNSPHGRGEGDGHKKLSRFFGGSTTKKRQRLVMITSSGRIVLCPAGGEEKRSKQEISLLAPDCAWRSQLDAKGQMVWCVDTNGIHYQFEEPKSSQTDGSKFSVDDWIDSLQRAKDLALSQNLSGENGFGDMSSSMSSPASTMGGRATFPEGYSISDRSGRNQLSKSQGSLEDPTHVKRNRFSKRQSKNGLGAAF
- the ssr3 gene encoding SWI/SNF and RSC complex subunit Ssr3 (BUSCO:EOG09262IY3; EggNog:ENOG503NV33; COG:B; COG:K), with amino-acid sequence MIAPLHSRLGKRQSTTMQSQPQFRPYATPHGHPPHGTPHHGHGSHGGHPGPHAPPRSGASHRRGGIGPMMSAGPHPQVPMTAAQINQQHYQAQQANQRAKIRSRKPTDKNLPDGIDELLVGGPDLAVAYRQLRDFERRLDATMTRKKLDIMDSLSRNTKHQRKLRIWINNTVEDQYWQASASSMDNFEFSSTSEATYRVTIEARLLDDPLDLDKDKSNDEDDAGKEADGEKMDTDDKPQQKPAPAKPGQRTRFAHFFKALTVEPDRPKPGAHGNETIVEWKKPDKTPSGAQNLPAIADFDEFAFKRPGDENLNITINLFRHEEPERFAVSPELADIIDETDATLKEATLAVYEYIKLFGLQDDEETRNFRCDEYLKKIVGRDMGMIGHLPDYITPHLRPLPPIKLPYTIRVDEEFHKNPTPTIYDVTVAVDDPMRVRYLSFLHNPQHAGMLKEIARLDDQLATVCQALHESKARHTFFTSMANDPVGFVRTWLSSQKRDLDIILGESARGNGESIHGDEWRKGGRDSVWNTANARESVNVLLSRPPSRPQQR
- the HCH gene encoding Glycine-rich signal peptide (EggNog:ENOG503NV0S; COG:S) yields the protein MAGLRIGWGSALLVLAVILIVLPGQAAAFGAGNIPSIAQVEGHNWRHGDIEDTLKDIAFLYGKKWTTMMVGRVYFGNWLRDYSQAVDVGSLKGVNAATIRIIVWVLSFMANGYATEEFEVTEERLGCYRPEEHIDNPKDYADNQDARKYDTRLRGPVDPRELEIDPRTGMKNYIANESGGWATSAGYLRWSFARAIHFGRLYTSGTTHKGRESDLCEALRCLGQALHCMEDFSAHSNYCELALIELGYHNVFAHCGSSTQINLNGKRVYPLVTGTFGAVDFLHSVLGEATDHFTQSEVDEIDIALKAAEQNSDSPSGQRGFLGSSSSGPDFISLVSQLPSVGDGFASQARSLRAASAAQEQQNMQQLTRDNVNQVPGMSPNFDPVKVSGQIYPILEFRDKIVRSINNMISKIPGLESLLEKISETLTAFILGLLAPFIRPIIQQVSKVLKDGSTGLIESSANAQLEPWNNPRCNDPTHSMLSKDHFTNVLNSCAGRVSVTIVQYVVPRILYAFENPGVPVDEVLNDILRAFHHPAARDERVEIHRNMFETVRKWTQETKHRHELNSLLSSESVKNHHNHILASNSSSGSRSVSAPSHGGNGCDHGHGRPAGSLWEQVKKQQADARYSPRPGSSGGGYGQRPGSSGYGSGGGGSYGRPSPQPGYSGGGGQGAYPPQQQPQYGGGGYGGYQQPPPPHHHGQYGGGYPGQHPPPPPQGGGYPGQQPPQWGGYQRY